In Dioscorea cayenensis subsp. rotundata cultivar TDr96_F1 chromosome 9, TDr96_F1_v2_PseudoChromosome.rev07_lg8_w22 25.fasta, whole genome shotgun sequence, a genomic segment contains:
- the LOC120269359 gene encoding two-component response regulator-like APRR5: MFHYHQDHHPNNNNNNNNMLSSLFEGSYNPPLFTNSSPSSSSSSTSSLFSSSLPSCHLFRSTSSHSFSLHNTTTTTTTTTTTNLPYFSPSSSSPPSSSFDFLDFHAEPVRRVYSTGDLQGMNVVQVSSDLIGQEGGGVTGKIGRYSAEERKERIERYRSKRNQRNFQKKITYACRKTLADSRPRVRGRFARNGEAEMENEGGVIERNYHEEYENCNYDHNDDRRDGGAGGGGEWWGQMKKST; encoded by the exons ATGTTTCACTACCACCAAGATCATCatcccaacaacaacaacaacaacaacaacatgctTTCAAGCTTGTTTGAAGGGTCCTACAACCCTCCATTGTTCACAaactcatcaccatcttcttcatcatcttcaacttcttctctcttctcttcttctctcccttcTTGTCATCTCTTTAGAAGCACTAGCTCCCACTCTTTCTCTCTTCACAACACCACcactaccaccaccaccaccaccaccaccaacttACCCtacttctctccttcttcttcttctccaccttcttcttcttttgactTCCTTGACTTCCATGCAGAGCCTGTCCGCAGAGTCTACAGCACTGGCGACcttcag gGGATGAATGTGGTGCAAGTTTCCAGCGATCTCATCGGGCAAGAAGGCGGTGGGGTTACCGGAAAAATTGGCCGGTATTCAGCTGAAGAACGGaaggagaggattgagaggtaCAGAAGCAAGCGTAACCAGaggaattttcaaaagaaaatcacT tatgcgtGTAGAAAAACATTGGCGGATAGTAGACCAAGAGTGAGAGGCCGATTTGCGAGGAATGGAGAAGCCGAAATGGAAAATGAAGGTGGAGTGATTGAAAGAAATTATCACGAAGAATACGAAAATTGTAACTATGATCATAATGATGATCGTCGAGACGGCGGTGCGGGTGGTGGCGGAGAATGGTGGGGACAAATGAAGAAAAGTACTTGA